A window from Festucalex cinctus isolate MCC-2025b chromosome 4, RoL_Fcin_1.0, whole genome shotgun sequence encodes these proteins:
- the LOC144017282 gene encoding AP-1 complex subunit sigma-2, with protein sequence MQFMLLFSRQGKLRLQKWYVPLSDKERKKISRDLVQTILARKPKMCSFLEWRDLKIVYKRYASLYFCCAVEDQDNELITLEIIHRYVELLDKYFGSVCELDIIFNFEKAYFILDEFLLGGEAQETSKKNVLKAIEQADLLQEEAEAPRSVLEEIGLT encoded by the exons ATGCAGTTCATGCTGCTGTTCAGCCGGCAAGGAAAGCTGCGCCTCCAGAAGTGGTACGTGCCTCTCTCTGACAAGGAGAGGAAGAAGATCTCCAGAGACCTGGTTCAGACCATCCTGGCGAGGAAGCCCAAAATGTGTAGCTTCTTGGAGTGGAGGGACTTGAAGATTGTTTACAAGAG ATATGCCAGCCTGTATTTCTGCTGTGCGGTGGAGGATCAGGACAACGAGTTGATCACCCTGGAGATCATCCATAGATATGTGGAGTTGCTGGACAAATATTTTGGCAGT GTGTGTGAGCTGGATATCATCTTCAACTTTGAGAAGGCCTACTTCATCCTTGATGAATTCTTGCTGGGCGGAGAAGCGCAAGAAACCTCCAAGAAGAACGTGCTGAAGGCCATCGAGCAGGCGGACCTGCTGCAGGAG